The Chryseobacterium sp. 52 genome includes a region encoding these proteins:
- a CDS encoding DUF4840 domain-containing protein — MKNLIVLKVITTVLVIAVIFSLFSCMNEDRIEVPPVKLEDVNGNYKGRLITVQGELKAEKIVDFKIKKDTLTFPEFPIKEIVNAVVKDPIKAQNAITAMGKVKYNLKYTSVLNAEKNWVELTFTPKELELQIPVDGVNKKTVVTLVTKQKGYFVGLDRALRFVLAAEKITVDGTVLNPFEAVYYNFPYCIKN; from the coding sequence ATGAAGAATTTAATAGTACTTAAGGTGATTACCACCGTTTTGGTCATAGCAGTTATCTTCTCCCTGTTCTCATGCATGAATGAGGACAGGATAGAAGTACCGCCGGTAAAGTTGGAAGATGTTAACGGGAATTATAAAGGGCGGCTGATCACCGTGCAGGGAGAGCTCAAAGCTGAAAAAATTGTAGACTTTAAAATAAAAAAAGATACCCTGACATTTCCTGAATTTCCGATCAAAGAAATTGTAAATGCTGTAGTGAAAGACCCTATAAAAGCACAGAATGCCATCACAGCAATGGGGAAAGTGAAATATAATCTTAAGTATACTTCCGTATTAAATGCAGAAAAAAATTGGGTAGAACTCACTTTTACACCTAAAGAGCTGGAACTTCAGATTCCCGTAGATGGAGTGAATAAGAAAACTGTAGTTACGCTCGTGACAAAGCAAAAAGGATATTTCGTAGGATTGGATCGTGCGCTGAGATTTGTCCTGGCAGCAGAAAAGATAACAGTGGATGGGACTGTATTAAATCCTTTTGAAGCGGTATATTATAATTTTCCTTACTGCATAAAGAACTAA
- a CDS encoding T9SS type A sorting domain-containing protein, translated as MKTKLIFLAFIFMTILNIKAQCNPTITSPRLGMKFPDKILFCNTETEILSTQTFGSYQWYKQEWTWQTPNNNPWTAIPGAISQTLTINGNDDQLYYFKVEVTQGDCTAASPVIMADGFAYGLPAMISTFTPGTFTQVGDGEFNICAGASVKFDDVFPDLYGIHTWYKCIPSSPPPSVGDPCVISGATGDSYTATESGEYGFYACTEYCPDQCEFLGTGNFIKLNFGNWEFCTLGTGETKPKENSLKIYPNPTSQFLYIGKESDKTYQEISIIDMSGKMVLQKSSHRFNEPIDVSRLVTGNYIILSKDTEGNTYKNKFIKK; from the coding sequence ATGAAAACCAAACTGATTTTTTTGGCTTTTATATTCATGACTATTCTGAATATAAAAGCACAGTGTAACCCCACTATTACCAGCCCCAGGCTAGGCATGAAATTTCCGGATAAGATTCTGTTCTGCAATACCGAAACAGAGATACTTTCTACACAGACGTTCGGAAGCTACCAGTGGTACAAACAGGAATGGACCTGGCAGACGCCTAACAACAATCCCTGGACGGCTATTCCTGGGGCTATTTCACAAACTTTAACCATCAATGGAAATGATGACCAGCTTTACTATTTTAAAGTTGAGGTTACACAGGGCGACTGTACAGCAGCAAGTCCGGTTATTATGGCAGATGGATTTGCCTATGGTCTTCCTGCGATGATCAGCACCTTTACACCCGGAACCTTTACACAGGTAGGAGATGGGGAATTTAATATATGTGCCGGGGCATCTGTAAAATTTGATGATGTGTTTCCTGATCTGTATGGCATTCATACCTGGTACAAATGCATCCCAAGTAGTCCGCCGCCTTCAGTTGGTGATCCATGTGTGATTAGCGGGGCAACAGGGGATAGCTATACGGCTACAGAATCGGGAGAATACGGATTTTATGCCTGTACAGAATACTGTCCGGATCAGTGTGAATTTTTAGGAACAGGCAATTTTATAAAACTGAATTTTGGGAACTGGGAATTCTGTACCCTCGGAACAGGAGAAACAAAACCTAAGGAAAACAGCCTGAAGATCTACCCAAATCCTACTTCACAGTTCCTTTATATTGGAAAAGAATCTGATAAGACATACCAAGAAATTTCCATCATTGATATGTCCGGAAAGATGGTTTTACAGAAAAGCAGTCACCGTTTTAATGAACCGATTGATGTAAGCAGACTCGTTACAGGAAATTATATCATTCTTTCCAAAGACACAGAAGGCAATACCTATAAAAACAAGTTCATCAAAAAATAA
- a CDS encoding RNA polymerase sigma factor: MEENKEQILIRRLLTKEEAAWKEVFGTYSGNLAGVCARYIPGKDDIHDVLQNSFIKMFRSIETFEYRGSGSLKAWMIRITVNEALKHIKQHSGMTTDTDLAEFPDIPNDEEPDLEEIPQAAIMKMIRSLPDGYRTVFNLFVFEKKSHKEIAGLLGIAENSSASQFHRAKGLLVQKIKEYKMSKKAQYE, from the coding sequence ATGGAAGAAAACAAGGAGCAGATTTTGATAAGACGCCTTCTCACGAAGGAAGAAGCTGCCTGGAAAGAAGTTTTCGGAACCTATTCCGGAAACCTTGCCGGGGTCTGTGCCCGTTATATTCCGGGAAAGGATGATATTCATGATGTCCTCCAGAACAGTTTTATCAAAATGTTCAGGTCCATAGAAACATTTGAGTACAGGGGCAGCGGCTCATTGAAAGCATGGATGATCCGGATTACCGTAAATGAAGCTTTAAAACATATAAAACAGCACTCAGGAATGACAACAGACACTGATCTGGCTGAATTTCCTGATATCCCCAATGATGAAGAACCTGATCTTGAAGAAATTCCTCAGGCTGCTATTATGAAGATGATCCGGTCTCTTCCGGATGGGTATAGAACTGTTTTTAACCTGTTTGTATTTGAGAAAAAAAGCCATAAAGAGATTGCCGGTCTTTTAGGAATCGCAGAAAACTCTTCCGCATCTCAATTTCACAGGGCGAAAGGACTGCTTGTCCAGAAAATTAAAGAGTATAAAATGTCTAAAAAAGCACAATATGAATAA
- a CDS encoding spondin domain-containing protein — protein MKKTLLTIASLATGLLTTFALTSCDNNDTMMENPSVQRMITIENVATAKDFVESGSFQGTANPVILPGQSVSFTFSAGKAQSLMFATMYGASKDWFFASKQPGIKLFDDNGNAITGDVSSQVLLWDNGTKDNTTGQAESKPIAQVSDVIASQLMKLSLTFNDVSSEFTLTINNTSGGTTHSTPFSPGVWAVSNYNGSQLLNNAPFFTPNAMSNPEITDIAQMGSINKMVTQLNANTGIMTGLSPTLVVVYTGDKNPIYELGQADSGKGLKEIAQMGNVTKLQTSLKSLPHVKGVYVAGNAPVAPGNKVSTPFTASSGDKIAYVTMFGFSNDWFYANEQTINAGTKGNVTSMTSLFDSGTGIDQYPGAGNHQALFGGTPQSESKVISKVGNVFPVPAVQNVIKVTIE, from the coding sequence ATGAAAAAAACCTTACTTACCATCGCATCGCTAGCAACAGGGCTACTAACGACATTTGCACTTACCTCTTGTGATAACAATGACACTATGATGGAAAACCCTTCTGTTCAAAGAATGATTACGATTGAAAACGTAGCCACTGCAAAGGATTTTGTAGAAAGCGGAAGTTTCCAGGGCACAGCTAATCCTGTGATTTTACCGGGCCAGTCTGTTTCTTTCACATTCAGTGCCGGAAAGGCTCAGTCTTTAATGTTTGCCACCATGTACGGAGCTTCGAAAGACTGGTTTTTCGCATCGAAACAGCCGGGAATCAAACTATTTGATGATAATGGAAATGCAATCACCGGAGATGTTTCTTCACAGGTTTTGCTATGGGATAACGGAACAAAAGACAATACAACAGGACAGGCGGAAAGTAAACCTATTGCACAGGTGTCGGATGTTATCGCTTCTCAGCTCATGAAGCTTAGCCTTACTTTTAATGATGTTTCTTCAGAATTTACATTAACCATTAACAACACTTCTGGCGGAACAACTCATTCAACCCCTTTTTCTCCCGGAGTATGGGCGGTTTCAAATTACAACGGGTCTCAGCTTCTTAATAATGCTCCATTTTTTACTCCAAATGCGATGTCAAATCCTGAAATTACTGATATTGCCCAAATGGGGAGCATCAATAAAATGGTGACTCAACTTAATGCCAACACAGGCATTATGACCGGGCTTTCTCCTACTTTGGTGGTGGTTTACACCGGGGATAAAAATCCTATTTATGAATTAGGACAAGCCGATTCCGGTAAAGGCTTAAAAGAAATTGCTCAAATGGGAAATGTTACAAAGCTTCAGACCAGTTTAAAATCTCTACCTCATGTGAAAGGAGTTTATGTTGCCGGGAATGCTCCTGTGGCACCGGGAAACAAAGTCTCGACTCCATTTACAGCTTCTTCCGGGGATAAAATTGCCTATGTGACAATGTTTGGGTTTTCCAATGACTGGTTTTATGCCAATGAACAGACGATTAATGCGGGTACAAAAGGGAATGTAACCTCTATGACCTCATTATTTGACTCAGGAACAGGAATCGATCAGTATCCGGGTGCGGGAAATCATCAGGCCTTATTCGGAGGAACTCCTCAAAGCGAAAGTAAGGTAATTTCCAAGGTTGGAAATGTATTTCCAGTTCCTGCAGTACAAAATGTTATAAAAGTAACGATTGAATAA
- a CDS encoding outer membrane beta-barrel protein, with the protein MNNRWLNDLHRKMEDHEEDIPDGLWDDIKDEIFSEEEENRVFGGIMMSGDHNQEEEKAASAGRGRPILYRIGGIAAAIAMLFFTGKFLLEMNAEDVRPQITDRSKKENNINEINTKSTEPVKIEANTNEEIKTEFSGKYSNLKNGMAEKSIIDKIFNNIAGREINRQNGTSESLLNEKGQNLLTKENPALNNHSSVNENPVLKEKTEEILNQKENILPEKYADNEKPKLPGRQSKKWMLSLLTGNVSSNSSEQKFPGYASISGSPMAFSDFWSSGTESDPLTELLLANQSKEVEARIRHKIPVTFGLSMYYNLGKRWGIGTGISYTKLTSELHSGSNSNYIKGNQSIHYIGIPVQVNYNVIQKGRFTGYVTGGILAEKAVAGKLSTKYIVNDQVTETQEERLDVKPVQFSVNSAIGLQVKIIDKIGIYAEPGIGYHFKNDSQLNTLYKDQPLNFNMKFGIRVLLD; encoded by the coding sequence ATGAATAATCGGTGGCTCAATGATCTGCACAGGAAAATGGAAGACCACGAAGAAGATATTCCGGATGGGCTGTGGGATGATATCAAAGATGAGATTTTTTCTGAAGAGGAAGAAAATAGAGTTTTCGGAGGCATAATGATGTCCGGAGATCATAATCAGGAAGAAGAAAAAGCAGCATCTGCTGGCAGAGGAAGACCTATACTTTACCGTATCGGAGGTATTGCGGCAGCTATTGCTATGCTATTTTTTACGGGAAAATTTTTGCTGGAAATGAATGCGGAAGATGTTAGACCTCAAATAACTGACCGATCTAAAAAGGAGAATAATATAAATGAAATCAATACCAAAAGTACAGAGCCTGTAAAGATAGAAGCCAATACCAACGAAGAAATAAAAACAGAATTCAGTGGAAAATACAGCAACCTGAAAAATGGAATGGCAGAGAAATCAATCATTGATAAAATCTTTAACAATATAGCAGGCAGAGAAATTAACAGGCAGAATGGAACATCAGAATCTTTATTGAATGAAAAAGGGCAGAACTTATTAACGAAAGAAAATCCGGCTCTCAATAACCATTCGTCAGTCAATGAAAATCCGGTATTAAAAGAAAAAACTGAGGAAATTTTGAATCAGAAAGAAAATATACTGCCGGAAAAGTATGCGGATAATGAAAAACCTAAACTTCCAGGACGTCAATCTAAAAAATGGATGTTAAGTCTGCTTACAGGAAATGTGTCTTCAAATTCTTCCGAACAGAAGTTTCCGGGATATGCCTCCATCAGCGGAAGTCCTATGGCATTTAGTGACTTTTGGAGCTCCGGTACAGAAAGCGACCCGCTTACAGAATTATTGCTCGCCAACCAAAGTAAAGAAGTTGAAGCAAGAATCAGACATAAAATACCCGTTACATTCGGACTTTCAATGTATTATAATCTTGGGAAAAGATGGGGAATAGGAACTGGGATTAGCTATACAAAACTTACCTCAGAACTTCACTCCGGAAGCAATTCCAACTATATAAAAGGGAATCAGAGCATCCATTATATAGGTATTCCTGTGCAGGTAAATTATAATGTAATTCAGAAAGGACGTTTTACAGGATATGTCACAGGAGGAATACTTGCAGAAAAAGCAGTGGCAGGAAAGCTCAGTACAAAATATATTGTCAATGATCAGGTGACAGAAACTCAGGAAGAACGGCTGGATGTTAAGCCGGTGCAGTTTTCAGTCAATTCAGCAATAGGGCTGCAGGTGAAAATTATTGATAAGATCGGAATATATGCAGAACCCGGAATCGGCTACCACTTCAAAAACGACAGTCAGCTTAATACCCTCTATAAAGACCAACCGTTAAACTTCAATATGAAGTTCGGAATCAGAGTATTGCTGGACTGA
- a CDS encoding YifB family Mg chelatase-like AAA ATPase, translating into MLVKIYGSAIHGVAAQTITIEVNVDTGGVGYHLVGLPDNAIKESSYRISAALKNVGYKIPGKKITINMAPADLRKEGAAYDLSIAIGILAASDQILAENIHNYVIMGELSLDGSLQPIKGVLPIAIQAREEGFKGIILPMQNTREAAIVDSLEVYGVENIKEVIDFFNEGKPIERVLLDTRKEFQEKMNDFPFDFSEVKGQETAKRAMEVAAAGGHNIILIGPPGSGKTMLAKRVPGILPPLTLKEALETTKIHSVAGKMGTETSLMTVRPFRSPHHTISDVALVGGGSYPQPGEISLAHNGVLFLDEMPEFKRTVLEVMRQPLEDREVTISRARFTVNYPASFMLVASMNPSPSGFFPDDPGNTSSVYEMQRYMNKLSGPLLDRIDIHIEVQKVEFDQLAEKRKGERSTDIRERVLKARSIQNERYKDLAISYNAQMGPKEIEKFCNLEETSFNLIKLAMEKLNLSARAYDRILKVARTAADLEGSENILSHHISEAIQYRSLDRGFWNV; encoded by the coding sequence ATGCTCGTTAAAATTTATGGAAGCGCAATTCATGGAGTTGCTGCACAAACCATCACTATTGAGGTAAACGTAGATACCGGAGGAGTAGGGTACCATCTGGTAGGACTTCCAGACAATGCCATCAAAGAAAGCAGTTACAGAATCTCTGCTGCACTGAAAAATGTAGGCTACAAAATCCCCGGAAAGAAAATTACAATTAATATGGCCCCCGCAGATCTTCGGAAAGAAGGAGCGGCCTATGATCTTAGTATTGCCATAGGAATCCTTGCTGCTTCAGACCAGATCCTTGCCGAAAATATTCATAACTATGTCATTATGGGGGAGCTTTCTCTGGATGGAAGCCTGCAGCCCATTAAAGGGGTTCTTCCTATTGCAATTCAGGCAAGAGAAGAAGGTTTTAAAGGAATTATACTCCCGATGCAAAATACCCGTGAAGCAGCAATTGTAGATAGCCTCGAAGTGTATGGCGTAGAAAATATTAAAGAGGTAATTGATTTTTTTAACGAAGGAAAACCGATTGAAAGAGTCCTGTTAGATACAAGAAAAGAATTTCAGGAAAAAATGAATGATTTTCCATTTGATTTTTCCGAAGTTAAAGGCCAGGAAACCGCAAAAAGAGCCATGGAAGTAGCCGCTGCCGGAGGGCATAACATCATATTGATCGGTCCGCCGGGAAGCGGGAAGACCATGCTGGCTAAAAGAGTACCGGGAATTCTGCCCCCTTTAACCCTAAAAGAAGCACTGGAAACAACAAAGATCCATTCGGTAGCAGGAAAAATGGGTACCGAAACTTCCCTCATGACTGTGAGACCTTTCCGGTCACCTCATCATACCATTTCAGATGTCGCTTTGGTAGGAGGGGGAAGCTATCCTCAACCCGGAGAAATTTCATTGGCGCACAACGGTGTTTTATTTCTGGATGAGATGCCGGAATTTAAGAGAACAGTTTTAGAAGTCATGAGACAGCCTCTTGAAGATCGGGAAGTAACCATTTCCAGAGCCAGATTTACTGTCAATTATCCTGCGAGCTTCATGTTGGTAGCCTCAATGAACCCCAGTCCCAGTGGCTTTTTCCCTGATGATCCGGGCAATACCTCATCTGTTTATGAAATGCAGCGGTATATGAATAAACTCTCAGGACCCTTATTAGACAGAATCGATATTCACATTGAAGTTCAGAAAGTTGAATTTGATCAGCTTGCAGAGAAAAGAAAAGGAGAAAGAAGTACAGACATCAGAGAACGGGTACTGAAAGCACGGAGTATTCAGAATGAGAGATATAAAGACCTTGCTATCAGCTATAATGCACAGATGGGACCTAAAGAAATTGAAAAATTTTGCAATCTGGAAGAAACGTCATTCAATCTTATCAAACTCGCTATGGAGAAGCTGAATCTTTCTGCCAGAGCATATGACCGTATCCTCAAAGTTGCCAGAACTGCAGCTGATCTGGAAGGATCCGAAAACATTCTTTCCCATCATATTTCGGAAGCCATACAGTACAGAAGTTTAGACCGGGGCTTCTGGAATGTATGA